Below is a genomic region from candidate division KSB1 bacterium.
AGTCGGTTACGCTCATTGTCGAATCGACCAAGAAGTGCCTCGATCAGACCCCGCCGGAACTTGCGGCGGATCTAGTCGACCGTGGCATCCTGCTTTCAGGAGGGGGCGCCCTGCTCAAAGGCCTAGACGAACGCCTCCGGCAGGAGACCAACCTTCCCGTCATTGTGGCCGAAGACCCGATGACGTGCGTAGTCCGCGGCACCAGCAAGATCCTGGAAGACTTGCCGCGCTACGAAAAGGTGCTCAGCCGCGCCAAACGCTATTGACCACCTCTGGACCAGCAGGTAGTTCCCATGCGACGGCGTCTGCCCGCTCTGTTGCCACCTCACGAGTATAGCATCCTCGCGGTCCTGGTCTTCTTGGCAGTGGCTCTTGCCGCTTCCAGCACACGTACGACCATGGATACGCCGCGCCTGGCAGTGTTGGCGCTGGTGGCCAAAGCATCGCGACCCTTTGCAGCGCTGGAACGCTGGCGCGAGCTGGGAAGAGAGAACGAGTTGTTGCGCCGGGCTAACGCCCAGCTGGTGCTAGAAAACGCCTTGTTGGCCGAGGCCAGAGCCGAGAACGAACGCCTGCGCAATTTGCTTGGTTTTTCAAGCCAGTTACCCCTGGAGTTTGTTCCCGCACGGGTGATTGGTACCTCTACCCAAGGCTCGGTGCAGGCAGTCATCTTGGACGTTGGCAACAACAGAGGGCTGCGCAAGAACATGCCGGTGGTCTGTGCCGAGGGGTTGGTGGGCAAACTCTATGTGGTCGGCAGCGACCATGCTCTGGCTCAATTACTCATCGACCGGAACGCGCGAGTGAGCGCCAGGGTGCAGCGCAGTCGAGTGACGGGCATCGTGCGCAGTCTGCAAGCCAACCGCTTGTTGCTGGAGCAGGTGCCAAAACGAGCGGACGTGCAGGTGGGCGATGTGGTGGTAACCTCGGGTCTCACCCCAATGTTTCCTCCTGGACTGAAGATTGGTACGGTAACCGACGTCTCCGAGCAAAACCCAGGGCTGTTCATGTCAATCTCCATTGTCCCGGCTGCCGATTTTGGCCGTCTCGAAGAGGTCCTGGTTGTCCGTGGCTGGAGCAGCCAACCGGCACGGGGGCAGCCATGAGATACCTTTCTTACGCATTGCTGCTCGGAATCGGTCTTGTGCTCCAGGTGGGGCTCCTAAGGTTCGCCACGATTCTCGGTGTGGCCCCTGATCTGCTACTGGTGGCCACGGTGGTCGTTGCGCTCCGTCGTGGTCAGGTAGCGGGTATGGTCTTCGGCTTCTTGGCTGGGCTGGGCGTTGATCTGGCCACCTCCAGCGTTGTGGGGCTGTCAGCGCTGAGCAAGACCGTCGTGGGGTTTGTGGCAGGCTTGTGGTCCAGCGACGCGGTGGGCTTGAGCCGGAGTGCCTCAGTGCTGCTTTTGCTCCTCTGTGCGACACTCCACGAGCTTCTCATGGCTGCGGCTCTGGCCCTTACGCCCGGCGCAGGGTTCGGTTTCTTGCTGTTGCGCTGGGCCTTACCACGCACGGTATACACCCTGGTGGTGGGGCTGGTGGTCTTTCTCCTTCTCCCAGAGAAGGTTTGGCACGGTCGTGCCACCACCCTGTTTAGGGGTGCCCTGTAGATATGGTGCCAGCTGATGTCAGTCGCAATCGTCTTTTTTTCCGGGTAGCGCTCTACGTTGCTTTTGGCGCCCTCGCGTTGCGCCTTTTTCAATTGCAGGTGCTCTCTGCCGAACACTACGCACGCGAATCGGAGCGTAACCGCATTCGAGCCGTACCCATCGAGGCTACCCGCGGCCTCATCTACGATGTCAATGGCACGGTTCTGGTGGAAAATCACCCCGCCTATTCGGTCTCGGTAATCCCGGCCGAGGTAACCGGGCGCGACTCGGTGCTAAGTCTGCTGGGGGAGATACTGGGCCTATCCCGCGAGGAGCTAGCTTTACGCATTCAAAGGAATCGCTCCGGAAGCTTTATTCCTGCGAAGATCGCTCATCAGATTAGCGAACTGGCCCTGGCACAACTGGAGGAGTACCGCCTGGACCTGCCCGGTGTCATCTTCGAGGTGGAACCACATCGCTCTTATCCCCTTAGCCCTCTGGCACCCCACGCGTTGGGTTACCTGGGGGAGATCTCCCCAGCAGAGCTTAGTGTCCTGCGCGAAGCTGGCTATACAATGGGAGACCTGGTGGGCAAGAAGGGCTTAGAGAAACAGTATGATCGCCTACTACGCGGCAAAAGGGGCTTTCTGTACGTGGAGGTAGACGCACTGGGCAGGGAGATTCGCGCCCTGGAGCGACCGGCCCCGGCTCCTCCGCAAGAGGGCCAGGGCCTGCTCACCGGGATTGACGCGGACATGCAGGCCGCTCTCGTCCAAGCAATGGCCGGCAAAAAAGGTGGCGCGGTCTTTCTGAATTGTCGCAATGGCGAAGTCCTTGCCATTGGCAGCTTCCCCCCGTTCGATTTGGAGGAGCTGTCAGGGGTGCTCGCCCCCCAAACCTGGGCGGCCATCCTCAATCATCCGGAGAAGCCTTTGTTCGACCGCGCCGTGCAGGGAGCCTACCCTGCCGGTTCCACCTTTAAGCTGGTCATTGCCGCAGCCGCACTCGAGACCAAGGCTCTTAGCCCGGAGTTTGCTGTGACCTGCCACGGCTCTTTGCGCCTGGGTACCCGCACCTTCGATTGCTGGAAAAGCGGAGGACACGGCCACCTGCGAATGCTGGACGCCATCGAGCAGTCCTGTAACGTCTACTTCTACAACGTCGGCCTTCAGGTAGATGTCGATACGTGGGCTCGCTTTGCCAAAGCCTTTGGATTTGGCCAGCCAACAGGGATCGACCTGCCCAATGAGAGCCCCGGCAACATACCTGACCGCGCGTTCTTGGACGCGCGCTATGGAAAGGATGCCTGGACGCGTGGGATGATGCTCAATCTTGCTGTGGGACAAGGGGACCTGTTGGTTACCCCGCTGCAGATGGCCCAGCTGGCCATGGCGATAGCGAACGAAGGCACTTTCTACCGCCCCCACATCGTGCGCGGTATCCTGGAGCCCTCTGACCGCAGCGTCACCTGGATACGTGTGGAGGCACGCCATGTGGGCGTCGTGTCCCGTGAGACCTATGCCGTGCTGAAACAGGGGATGTGGCGCGTGGTCCAAGGCACCCACGGCACAGGGGCCGCGTGTCGCCTCCCCGGCGTGGAGGTAGCAGGCAAAACAGGCACGGCCCAGAACCCCCATGGCGACGACCATGCATGGTTCGTTGGCTTCGCGCCATTTGCGGCGCCCGAAGTGGCATTTGCCGTCTTTGTCGAGAACGGCGGCAAAGGGGGAGCTGTTGCCGCCCCCGTGGCCCGACGGGTACTAGAAGTCTACTTCAACAAACGCATGTCCCCAGCTGAGGTCGCGGCAGCTCCTGTGGGCTCACGTTCAGCGGATAGCC
It encodes:
- the mreC gene encoding rod shape-determining protein MreC, which codes for MRRRLPALLPPHEYSILAVLVFLAVALAASSTRTTMDTPRLAVLALVAKASRPFAALERWRELGRENELLRRANAQLVLENALLAEARAENERLRNLLGFSSQLPLEFVPARVIGTSTQGSVQAVILDVGNNRGLRKNMPVVCAEGLVGKLYVVGSDHALAQLLIDRNARVSARVQRSRVTGIVRSLQANRLLLEQVPKRADVQVGDVVVTSGLTPMFPPGLKIGTVTDVSEQNPGLFMSISIVPAADFGRLEEVLVVRGWSSQPARGQP
- the mreD gene encoding rod shape-determining protein MreD is translated as MRYLSYALLLGIGLVLQVGLLRFATILGVAPDLLLVATVVVALRRGQVAGMVFGFLAGLGVDLATSSVVGLSALSKTVVGFVAGLWSSDAVGLSRSASVLLLLLCATLHELLMAAALALTPGAGFGFLLLRWALPRTVYTLVVGLVVFLLLPEKVWHGRATTLFRGAL
- the mrdA gene encoding penicillin-binding protein 2, producing the protein MVPADVSRNRLFFRVALYVAFGALALRLFQLQVLSAEHYARESERNRIRAVPIEATRGLIYDVNGTVLVENHPAYSVSVIPAEVTGRDSVLSLLGEILGLSREELALRIQRNRSGSFIPAKIAHQISELALAQLEEYRLDLPGVIFEVEPHRSYPLSPLAPHALGYLGEISPAELSVLREAGYTMGDLVGKKGLEKQYDRLLRGKRGFLYVEVDALGREIRALERPAPAPPQEGQGLLTGIDADMQAALVQAMAGKKGGAVFLNCRNGEVLAIGSFPPFDLEELSGVLAPQTWAAILNHPEKPLFDRAVQGAYPAGSTFKLVIAAAALETKALSPEFAVTCHGSLRLGTRTFDCWKSGGHGHLRMLDAIEQSCNVYFYNVGLQVDVDTWARFAKAFGFGQPTGIDLPNESPGNIPDRAFLDARYGKDAWTRGMMLNLAVGQGDLLVTPLQMAQLAMAIANEGTFYRPHIVRGILEPSDRSVTWIRVEARHVGVVSRETYAVLKQGMWRVVQGTHGTGAACRLPGVEVAGKTGTAQNPHGDDHAWFVGFAPFAAPEVAFAVFVENGGKGGAVAAPVARRVLEVYFNKRMSPAEVAAAPVGSRSADSH